CCACTCGACCAGTCTCGACCATGGAAGCGACCCCAGACCAAAGAATTGCCTGAACCCAGTGCCTTAAACCTAAATCGTTAACTATTCAAAAGTTCACCCCTGCAGATTAACATCCAATAGTTAACCATAGAATTATCATTCAACCTATCCTGCGGGACGAGGACATCATATGTATTTAATGTGTCATAGAAGCCGTCGATTACCGGTACTTGTCGTAACAATCTTTTGGAATATAAACCCCtcctaaaaaaacaatacagcggaacctcgttaatacAGATCCTGCAGGCAAAAGTGAAATCGTCGTATTAAACTGGTTTCGTATAATCCAAagcttgattgatataaatacgTTAGCTGGGACACTCTGGAAACCGTCGTAATAAACGGGTTTCGTCTCAACGTCACAGAATCGTATTAACGACGTTCAACTGTTTATCATAACATAACAAGAGTATAAATAAAACACCGCGTTACCGATGCgtaaatcatattttcagtCTTTCTCGACTTGACAATAACCAGCATGAAGCCATCATAATCAGAATATCGCATTTAAATGCAAATACACGCTCGTTATAAAATAAATCTtagttatatatgtatatacatgtatcattaTGCATTGTTCAGTAAATATAGTACATGTAGCACACTTGTTACATATGATTTTCAATACGCAAATATTatcatcgttttttttttctaataaaattgACAGCTGCGACCAGATTGAATAAAATAAcgcgaaagaaaaaaaaactgcgaATTAAACCGGTCTTTTTCCCGCCCGCTTTCGTACAATATTGGCACATTTTCGCACACTCGAACTAAAAAGCATTTGCAATTGTAACGATAACAAAAAGAGTAGTTAACATCGTGAAACGGttcaacaaaacaaacaaaaatacatagcAACTAATACAGTACAATTAGTCCTGAAAAGACCTGAAAAGAttgcataatttattagtTCCAGTTTTTCATTACATGcaaaatatcgatatttcGTAATGTAAATGGACCAAGCTCCTAGTTTCTGAACTTGAGGGCACTAGGTGTATTCGTATACCGCGCTGGATACGTTATATTGAGGATGTTCTGCATGACCAGTTACAGTACCGGTATATTTATCATGCTCTACGATCTATACATAGGACAATTGTTCTTTATCCTCGTTGAATTTCGCTGAAGAAGTTGATAAGTGTTATTGATTCTGATTGTTCTACCCGGAGATGAtcaattattactgaggtaaACGCATTGTCAATACATAACAACAGACGCAAACCAAAACACAATGAAATCTGATGTTAGAGTTTTCGGTTATTGTTTCAGTTCGTCTGAGGTGATGAaggatatatatttatcattaatcaagatgtatttgatttattgattgatttgcTATAGGTCTTATTTCTACAAGCAGACAGAAGCACTTGAGTACTGTACATATAGGCCATCAGCGTATGCCTTTCGAACGGGGAAGTAATGAGCTCCATTCAGTTGCACCAGTGATAATCGGGTGATGATTCGGGTTGGACAATGAGTCTATTTCAACGGTTCTAAGATTTGGTTCGACTGATAATTCAGCTTGAAAAGGTCTGGGCTTCGCTGCCAATTTTCTATAAAATGCTAGATCTTCCCCTGAAAAATAGGTGAGCTGATAATATGATTGAGTAGGGTCGAGTAAGACTCAGGTTACTTTGGCCCCACTGACGAGTACTTAAACCAGATCTACTGGAACATAACAACATATACAACTAATCTAGAGTAGCCAATATATGCTACGATGACCGAAGCATCGAAGTATTCATCAACTTTGATTGAAAGATTAGGTTTATCATCTTCAAACTCTTAAGACTAATTGAGGCTGTTTATGAGAAGGCTCAAATTAGCATCAGTCTAAATGTACCTTCCAGGTAAATAAGCACCAGCTTTCAATAAAAGTACAATAAAGCTGAATATATTTCACTACAAGCCAGTCTTCATTCATTCTTCCACACCCATAGATTACATTTTGGTTAAGTTTTCACGAAAACGATTTGGTTAAACGTTAATCTTTCGGTGACAGACAACTTTTGCCCGACGTGTGAAAAGATTTGTTATTGAGAGAAAATGTGCTCGACAATGATTTCCAAATGATAACGACAACGTATTGAAAATACGCTGATCTCCAAAATTAAAATGGGAATCATTGATATCCAAAGAAAACTAATTTGGCTTAGCGTAAAATTCTAATCAGTTTTATGGTACCTTCATTATTGGTCACAGTAAGATCATAAAATGGAACAGATTCcagattttttgtttttggttttatcgtcaaCCTCAACAACGTCGGTATTTTCAGTCGACTCATCCTGTAAAACACACAGAAATTCAACGCTTTTAATATACGAACAgtaaaattcatcatttaaCAAACAAAAGAGTATCCCTCGTATGAAAATATTACGTACaaaatatacgtaatattttGTCGCATGATTTCCAATAACTTCAATAATTGAGCCTTCTTATAGTCAAAGTATTAGGAAATTCATAGAATAATagcattttatatatttttacaaGTTAACAATTGTATGTATGGTATGCATGCATATGTATGTATGATAGGTAAGAAACTCCATAAATTAGAAAAAGTGATCCACAGTTTGAGCAACGACTCTCATCTGGTTGTATTTGCAACAAGTGAAGTGAAAAGCAAATTTCATCGCGGTGTTCTTTCGAGTTGGTTCACTAATGTGCTTTTAGCAGCAGTGAATGCATGAATATACGTATGTTGAAgacatacatgtattcataAAAGATTACAACGGAAAATAGGTTTTTAGGATACCCTGTAAATTATCAGCAGATCCTTTTATTATTATGCATAGAAAGAGATATTCTTAGTTTGTACTTTTCAGATGAGGTTATCATCGGAAACTACAGATATCATAGATCATATAAGTAGCAATGATGAAGCGCTCTGCTATCAAAAAAGCCAGATTCAGTTGTGTAGATAATGAAGCCGTGTTTTCAGCTTCAATAGCAGCAGTATCCACTAAGGCTACTTCCGATATCATCGCTGAATGAATTGACAGGTATCTTGTCAAATGTTGTCATTATAGCAGTATCTTCAAATGTTGTCATAATAGGATAAACCAGgcttttcaaaattcatgttGATGAGGAAGGTACATGGAAGGGAAGTAATGTGTATCAAATAGAAAGCTAATTTAGTGATTGGAGGTTAGAAAGTTCTTAACTAAAACGCCAAATAATAATCAAAACCTGGGATCAGTCTCACAGAAGGACAGAAATATTGGTCTGTGAAACAGGCCTTGGTCATCgcaattttcagaaataattctcGCTCTTTTTAAATTAGTTCAGATAAACATGCATACACAGTAGCAAACATTAACTCATTGACGTATCAATTTTCTTGTGCTTTTTTGGCTTGCGCGAACGATCTTTGCGAAAATCATAAAAGAAATCTTGTCTTACTGCGGCGAGTCGCGCCGGCTGCGCGACGTAAATACGTCGTATCTCCTCGAGTCTCGCTTGCTCTTTCGTGATGCTCGGCAGACGGCCCGGTTCGACGATGTTGCCCTCCATTGCCGCTTCGCAGTACTCGACCAAGTTCTCCAACATCTCGACTTTGTCGCGCGAATAGAATTTCCGTTTTGCGATCATAATGAATGCGTCGATGAATCCTTGAAACGACAGACCTGcgaaatagaataaaaaaaacagtaaTACGCGTTCAAAAAAATGCGCGTCAAGACGGTTTTTAGAAATCGACATAAATTCCATCAAATTTTATTGGCAGAATTAACGGAGCTGATATTTTTAAAGAACAGCTGATCATATATTACATTTACAGAGTGATTGTTAGAAATTCCAGTACAAATGTGACTATTTGAGATCAATAGAGATACGTATGCAGCAGTCAGAAATTCCCTATTACAGGCAGAACTTTTCAACAACCAATACAGATATATACTGAGTAATACATATAATGGCGCATACAACGATACATATTCAATATACGGCTATATAAAATGCGAGAGTAGTGTTATATCCATCGTATTCCGAACCCATCGGTTTAAAACCAGACTGGCTTTTTGTTGGCATTGTATTTTTTATCTCCTATGATATTTGGGCCTATAAAAGGCCTCCGAGATATTATTTCATGCATCCTGCATaacaacaatttcaatttatataaTCTTAATCCATGCtattaaagaaaaacaaactgCCGCAAAAAGCGCTCTATCGGCTGGCTGATACTAATACTTAATAGTATGTCCCAATATTCACAACCGCCGCTTATGAATACAAAAAATATATGCACCGACTTATGTTCATTTTTGCATGCTGATTGTAAGTGACTGATGTTATCTGTAACTGTGATAACCCAGCATTCGTTACcactatcaaaaatacatgcaTTCTTAATGTATGCATGCTTATATCAAGGACATATCATGAATTacaatgtaaatatatacatgtacaaataCCCTTGAAGACCGTCACCAAAaagaatgatatttcaagcTACGAAGCAAATAATGTGAGAAAATCGTGTAACTTCACATAGCAGAGAGGGTAAAATTCAGCGTCTAGCATTCAGTGAATAATGTACCTGGTTTTTGTATACAGTAAGTAGGGAGACTATGTCTATGATTTCCACCTACGTAGTGAAACGTTCGAATGAAAGAAATGCCGTCACACGAGACGACAACAAAATTAATCGAAAAATTCGAAGCATTTTTTTGTATTGTGAACATATTTCATCGTTCAACTTGTGCGTATACACACCTGATGTTCGTTCCGGGTTCATATGTTCCCATTTGCGTTGCATCTCCAGGAATATGAGGTCCATGTCGGCGTTTGTCAAATTTCCACTAACTAGTTGGCACTTTCTGAAATTCGCAGCAAGAACAATTAAGCTTGGCAAATCtctctaaatcattttcaacgaCTGATCCTCTTTTATCACATTTGCTCTTACCTGGTAAATGTACGGAAGCCCGATGAACCCATGCGCATGCTGCCTTTGACGCCGagacaattttgaaatatactCGTCACGCGATCgaacaatttcaaatgctcGTAACGCGCCGCGTATTTAACCGGATAGATCTGTTCGAGTatgtcgtcgtcgtcttcCCAATCGGAGCTGTTCGTCGTGTTATCCGGTTCGTGGTTGTACACCATCGTACGCTGCCGATTGAGGCGCATTTCCGCCGGCTGACCGACGCCGCTCCTCCGAGCGGAATTGTTCGTCAACGCCGCAGACGTTTGATTCCTCGTTGCCGGTTTATCGGCGTTCGTCCTATTATTCAAATTACTGTTTTGCCCGTGTATGAAAATCTCAGCCGTACCGGTCTGTTCCCTGTGACGCTCTATTGCCAGTGGTGGCGGTGGTGGCGCTAACTTATCACCGGCTTCCActttatcgttatcgttacaGGAAACGTCAATTTCTTCGGCCTGGTCGGCCGCATCACTAGAATCCACATTATCTATATTGCTATCGTCGGCGGCGCTATCTAGATTGTCATCTAAACTGCTGTCGTGTTCGTAATCTACGTGGATATTGTTATTCACGCTGTCctcattttctttattttcatcgtACTCCTGAGTATCGTCGATCACAGATTCGCTTGTTGTTACTCGCTGAGTTCTTTTACGCCGTCTTAAAAATATAAAGTAGACATTGTTGccattatttattatcattgcaaCTGTTGTAAAGCCTCCTTGTAGACCCACCCCTCTATAATGGTGGAGCTTAATCGCTAACCCTTTCCAGTATGAGCTAGGATCTTCTACATGTCTGAGGACATTTTTCCAACTTTCATTTTACCTTTGATCTACTTTCATCCATGATCTATCTATTGGTTCTCAGGCTTCCGTTACGAGACCCTTATTCACATACTATCTGTCTGTATGTCTGTCTTACACCTACTTAGCTTCGTTGGTAGTGGGtcaatcttgatgaaacttgggtACAATGTTAGTATAGGGCTCTTGTTGTGCAGTGCAAAGAATGGGCACAGTGCGCCACCTAGCAGCAGAACTAGGCACTGAAAACTCTGTTTTTCAGCGACTTGAAGATTACCTCATAACTGAGGAATGGGTTCGTAATTCAGGCTAAAGGTCCTAGATACAACATATCCAAAATGCAATAGGAACTAATGCATGAGAATTTTGGAGTTTGAGCCCGAGAACCATTGTCTCCTTTGGCTTGTCTAAACGAATCTTACCTGCGTCTGGGTTTTCTACGGTATGGTTTCGGAGCGATCAGAAGCAATGTATCTCTTATGAGAGGCCGTTTGACCTCTTCATCTACTATACTAGGCAGGTATTCCGGTGCGCCGGACGACGACTCTTGTTGGTAGTCGATTCGAAGACTCGGATTCGCATTTACTTCTAACAACATCGGACGCAGGTCTTCGGTgagcaaaatatcaaaacctaAAATCTACAATAACAGACATTGCATCATGAGATTTaatgatatataaaataaccaATTTAAGACAGATGgctaaaaaaactaaaaacaaaattgacaGAAACTTCTATTGACAGATGCTTAAGGGCTTTTTAAGGACACATGGGGTTCTTATGGGGTTCTAATTAGATCAATACACCacaatgcggtgtactagcaaagccCATCACTGAATTCTTCATCGCACTGGAAGGGTTTAATGGATAACAAATGAAAATTGTGTCAAATAAACGTAGGTTAAGATCGATCCTTATGTAGATATACGATATGTCTGAGTTTTGGAAGTGAAAATCTAGAGGAAGTTAACCAATCAACAGCTGTTGGACAGGTTGATGCATTCGTTACTGACCTGGAAGCATTTCGGTTTCATCTTTCTGGCGGTGGGCACCTCGGCGTTGAGTTCCACCTTCAATTCCGGCACCAACGCGATTATTGTCTTGACAATCACCTTCTCGATGTCTCGCCACAACTTCTCGATGTTGTGCCCGGCGCGCGCCATATCCTCGAACACGCTCGACGAAGTTCGCTTGCTGCCCTCGTGCTGCGTGTCGGTGTGCACATAGTTGCTGCTGCGTTTGTTCAACGAGTAATTCGTTAAATGCATGAACGTGTCGGCAAGATTTTCGTTCGTCGGCTCTTCGTATTTCGACGTGCAAAACCGCGCCAGGCCCTCTTTCGAGATATAAATTTCCAACGGATTCAAATTCGTCAGCAAACAATAGATTCGCAAGTCGAACTTGTAGCCGTCGATGAGGAACGGCCGCGTGATGTAATCCTGCACGACCTGAGTTCGATTCGGCATCACCGTATTGAAACGCAGGTCTTCGGGTCCTTTGATTAGGTAGATGCCGTCGCCCTGCGCGCCGTCGTTCGGTTTAACGATGTACGTCTGTTTACGTTTCGGCCGGCGTTCGCGCGCGGCTCGCACGTCCTCGGCGAATTCATTGTACTGGTGCGGCAGAAACCAAGTCTTCGGGTAGTAGTTGAACTCCTCGGGGAACACGTGACGCATGTTGTCCAACGAACGCGCCATGTTGCCCTTTCTCAGCACGTATATCATTCCTGAAAAGATAAACCACTAAGGTTACTTCGCATTCTCCTCGACTCAAATCCATATTGACGAAATCGGGGTTCTCACGGATttcccaatttcattttccataacTTTTCCAAAACCAGGTTACAAATTTTTCACccaataatttgacccatgCTAAAAGTTGGCTAGGGCCGAGTCTGACATTTTTGGTCGGCCAAATTGTGTGCCAACAGTGTGTATAatgggggtcattcatttattacgtacgcattaggggagggggagttgtcagtgcaattgcgtactgtaatgcttaatgtatacgaaaaaatggccgaatTTGTGTACAGAGGGGGcgagggggttgaaaaattcaaattttatgcttAGGGtattaatgaatgatcccaataCAGAGATTGcatctatttcaatttcagtcaTCAGATAAATGAAAGCTCACGGAAAACAATACTTCAAAACAAGCGACACGCACATTAAGCACTCTTCAGCGGTCTTGTTCAATACCATATACTAGCACTTCCAttttatcgtttttcaataatgtttcaattttGCTCAGTTTCGCAACTTTTTATAGGGTTTTATACcgatgaaaaaaaagttaactaATCTTTTTTCGAGGGCTGGTCCAACGATAGaagtgaatgaaatgaaaataaccaaGCTATGGTCTGATCTTATGTTTGGTACAAGATTGTTCATTAGAAAGAACTATCTCTAAGGCACATGAGCGCATTTTGTACTGCTCTAAGTTTGTATGCATTTAACGCAGGAGAATATAGGCCTCGCACATGAGCTGAAATATACGCTCAGCAAAGGGAGCTGTGGCAAGCGTGTATGCATTTTACAACCATATCTATACTAACTACATATCTGCACCATTCacaaatctatttgaatatgaaacaatTCACCTGTTCTTATTGTATTCGCAATCGAGGATCTTGCAAGGGGAAAACTATGATTTCATCTAATCATATCGTACAGGAGGTGAAACACATGTAAGAAATGAACAATTTTCCGTTGTGAAATCGATATGCTAGCCACtatcatcagtttttgaatGCAATGCTAAGTGTGCTGAGTTCCAGAGAGCGTATTTCTGCTGCatcgaaaaatataaaaaatgttagaTATTTTCTTATATCCTTTGGCCCTTGAAGGATGGATCTAGCTTTTGAGAAAAGGGGGCGCACATGGAATGTTGGGTCGCTACTGACATGCGTTTGTGGCCTGTAATGACGATGCAACTGAAATCAATGAGCGCCAAAAGCAGCAAGGGATCTGGGAATCCCCCTCCAAGAAAGTTTGAGAAATCAGATGCGTTCAGGTATATTCTGAGCACTTTCCTGgttgaaataatgaatgaaatattctcacaatttcaccattttctttttgttggGGGGAGGGGAGAAATTCCAAGGTCCCTCGGTCGAAAAAGGGGCGCATGCACACCCTAGACCCGCACCTGCATACATCGCATATACCTATAGATACTTGTGCCTGGGttttatatataaaaaaacagTCGGTTCAGACTCAAGAGCAGTCAGTGTGtcattaatattaatatcatattatattcatGTTGAAAAATGTGtcaatatattgaattga
This Tubulanus polymorphus chromosome 7, tnTubPoly1.2, whole genome shotgun sequence DNA region includes the following protein-coding sequences:
- the LOC141908049 gene encoding tubulin polyglutamylase TTLL11-like isoform X2, which gives rise to MNYEPPGRRSENDQPLSKAPTFRYQMHTMERRQVARQERASRTAVRQKYTATLPKSNNNNNSNNRPNVSVDSSKAKSNRDVLRLTLKELGWREYPYGRKDGNCDVYWLGCNFIEHPDILTGYVNKFPGMIYVLRKGNMARSLDNMRHVFPEEFNYYPKTWFLPHQYNEFAEDVRAARERRPKRKQTYIVKPNDGAQGDGIYLIKGPEDLRFNTVMPNRTQVVQDYITRPFLIDGYKFDLRIYCLLTNLNPLEIYISKEGLARFCTSKYEEPTNENLADTFMHLTNYSLNKRSSNYVHTDTQHEGSKRTSSSVFEDMARAGHNIEKLWRDIEKVIVKTIIALVPELKVELNAEVPTARKMKPKCFQILGFDILLTEDLRPMLLEVNANPSLRIDYQQESSSGAPEYLPSIVDEEVKRPLIRDTLLLIAPKPYRRKPRRRRRKRTQRVTTSESVIDDTQEYDENKENEDSVNNNIHVDYEHDSSLDDNLDSAADDSNIDNVDSSDAADQAEEIDVSCNDNDKVEAGDKLAPPPPPLAIERHREQTGTAEIFIHGQNSNLNNRTNADKPATRNQTSAALTNNSARRSGVGQPAEMRLNRQRTMVYNHEPDNTTNSSDWEDDDDILEQIYPVKYAARYEHLKLFDRVTSIFQNCLGVKGSMRMGSSGFRTFTRKCQLVSGNLTNADMDLIFLEMQRKWEHMNPERTSGGNHRHSLPTYCIQKPGLSFQGFIDAFIMIAKRKFYSRDKVEMLENLVEYCEAAMEGNIVEPGRLPSITKEQARLEEIRRIYVAQPARLAADESTENTDVVEVDDKTKNKKSGICSIL
- the LOC141908049 gene encoding tubulin polyglutamylase TTLL11-like isoform X3; the protein is MNYEPPGRRSENDQPLSKAPTFRYQMHTMERRQVARQERASRTAVRQKYTATLPKSNNNNNSNNRPNVSVDSSKAKSNRDVLRLTLKELGWREYPYGRKDGNCDVYWLGCNFIEHPDILTGYVNKFPGMIYVLRKGNMARSLDNMRHVFPEEFNYYPKTWFLPHQYNEFAEDVRAARERRPKRKQTYIVKPNDGAQGDGIYLIKGPEDLRFNTVMPNRTQVVQDYITRPFLIDGYKFDLRIYCLLTNLNPLEIYISKEGLARFCTSKYEEPTNENLADTFMHLTNYSLNKRSSNYVHTDTQHEGSKRTSSSVFEDMARAGHNIEKLWRDIEKVIVKTIIALVPELKVELNAEVPTARKMKPKCFQILGFDILLTEDLRPMLLEVNANPSLRIDYQQESSSGAPEYLPSIVDEEVKRPLIRDTLLLIAPKPYRRKPRRRRRKRTQRVTTSESVIDDTQEYDENKENEDSVNNNIHVDYEHDSSLDDNLDSAADDSNIDNVDSSDAADQAEEIDVSCNDNDKVEAGDKLAPPPPPLAIERHREQTGTAEIFIHGQNSNLNNRTNADKPATRNQTSAALTNNSARRSGVGQPAEMRLNRQRTMVYNHEPDNTTNSSDWEDDDDILEQIYPVKYAARYEHLKLFDRVTSIFQNCLGVKGSMRMGSSGFRTFTRKCQLVSGNLTNADMDLIFLEMQRKWEHMNPERTSGLSFQGFIDAFIMIAKRKFYSRDKVEMLENLVEYCEAAMEGNIVEPGRLPSITKEQARLEEIRRIYVAQPARLAAVRQDFFYDFRKDRSRKPKKHKKIDTSMS
- the LOC141908049 gene encoding tubulin polyglutamylase TTLL11-like isoform X1, which produces MNYEPPGRRSENDQPLSKAPTFRYQMHTMERRQVARQERASRTAVRQKYTATLPKSNNNNNSNNRPNVSVDSSKAKSNRDVLRLTLKELGWREYPYGRKDGNCDVYWLGCNFIEHPDILTGYVNKFPGMIYVLRKGNMARSLDNMRHVFPEEFNYYPKTWFLPHQYNEFAEDVRAARERRPKRKQTYIVKPNDGAQGDGIYLIKGPEDLRFNTVMPNRTQVVQDYITRPFLIDGYKFDLRIYCLLTNLNPLEIYISKEGLARFCTSKYEEPTNENLADTFMHLTNYSLNKRSSNYVHTDTQHEGSKRTSSSVFEDMARAGHNIEKLWRDIEKVIVKTIIALVPELKVELNAEVPTARKMKPKCFQILGFDILLTEDLRPMLLEVNANPSLRIDYQQESSSGAPEYLPSIVDEEVKRPLIRDTLLLIAPKPYRRKPRRRRRKRTQRVTTSESVIDDTQEYDENKENEDSVNNNIHVDYEHDSSLDDNLDSAADDSNIDNVDSSDAADQAEEIDVSCNDNDKVEAGDKLAPPPPPLAIERHREQTGTAEIFIHGQNSNLNNRTNADKPATRNQTSAALTNNSARRSGVGQPAEMRLNRQRTMVYNHEPDNTTNSSDWEDDDDILEQIYPVKYAARYEHLKLFDRVTSIFQNCLGVKGSMRMGSSGFRTFTRKCQLVSGNLTNADMDLIFLEMQRKWEHMNPERTSGGNHRHSLPTYCIQKPGLSFQGFIDAFIMIAKRKFYSRDKVEMLENLVEYCEAAMEGNIVEPGRLPSITKEQARLEEIRRIYVAQPARLAAVRQDFFYDFRKDRSRKPKKHKKIDTSMS